In the genome of Segatella copri, one region contains:
- a CDS encoding GDP-L-fucose synthase family protein: MLSKDSKIYIAGHHGLVGSAIWNNLKKRGYNNLVGRSHKELDLTDQYAVEKFFDEEKPDAVVLAAAFVGGIMANSLYRADFIMQNMKMQCNVISNAYSHGVKKLLFLGSTCIYPKNAPQPMSEDVLLTSPLEYTNEEYAIAKIAGLKMCESYNLQYGTNYIAVMPTNLYGPNDNFHLENSHVMPAMMRKIYLAKLIHDGDWHSIEVDMNKRPINPTDKLREIIGEGNVDGNNPHERILKALEFYGIYDNKVVLWGTGKPLREFLWSEDMADASVHVLLNVDFKDIIGIEKYSSVFYGAKVDGAVDRNNSEGRGGAIPSLGEIRNCHINVGTGKELTIRELSELVVKAVGFEGEVEFDASKPDGTMRKLISVDKLHSLGWTHKVEIEDGVQKLFEWYKNSLKD; the protein is encoded by the coding sequence ATGTTATCAAAAGATTCTAAGATTTATATAGCAGGACACCACGGACTCGTGGGTTCTGCTATCTGGAATAACCTCAAGAAGAGAGGCTATAACAATCTGGTAGGTCGTTCTCACAAAGAACTCGACTTGACCGACCAGTATGCAGTGGAGAAGTTCTTTGACGAGGAGAAGCCTGATGCAGTTGTTCTGGCTGCTGCCTTCGTGGGCGGTATCATGGCGAACTCATTGTATCGTGCCGACTTCATCATGCAGAACATGAAGATGCAGTGCAACGTAATCAGCAATGCTTATTCTCATGGCGTGAAGAAGCTCCTCTTCCTGGGCTCTACCTGCATCTATCCAAAGAATGCACCGCAGCCTATGAGCGAGGATGTGCTCCTTACTTCTCCTTTGGAATATACCAACGAGGAATATGCCATCGCTAAGATTGCCGGATTGAAGATGTGCGAGAGCTACAATCTTCAGTATGGTACCAACTATATCGCAGTGATGCCAACCAACCTCTATGGTCCTAACGATAACTTCCACTTGGAGAACAGCCATGTAATGCCTGCAATGATGCGCAAGATTTATCTTGCCAAGCTCATTCACGATGGCGACTGGCACAGCATCGAGGTAGATATGAACAAGCGTCCTATCAATCCTACTGATAAGCTTCGCGAAATCATCGGCGAGGGTAATGTGGATGGAAACAATCCTCATGAGCGCATTCTGAAGGCACTGGAGTTCTATGGCATCTACGACAACAAGGTGGTGCTTTGGGGAACAGGTAAGCCATTGCGCGAGTTCCTCTGGAGCGAAGATATGGCTGATGCCAGCGTTCATGTACTTCTGAATGTAGATTTCAAGGATATCATCGGTATCGAGAAATACAGCTCTGTATTCTATGGTGCCAAGGTAGATGGTGCTGTGGATAGAAACAACTCTGAGGGGCGTGGTGGTGCTATCCCATCTCTCGGTGAGATTCGCAACTGCCACATCAATGTGGGTACCGGTAAGGAACTCACTATCCGTGAACTTTCAGAACTTGTGGTAAAGGCCGTAGGTTTCGAAGGCGAGGTTGAGTTTGATGCCAGCAAGCCAGATGGAACCATGCGTAAGCTCATCTCTGTGGATAAGCTTCACAGCCTTGGCTGGACTCACAAGGTAGAAATCGAGGATGGTGTACAGAAGCTCTTCGAGTGGTATAAGAATAGTTTGAAAGACTAA
- a CDS encoding SprT-like domain-containing protein — MIVTIDWMEEWFKRFDQEYFGGKLPLPELSLTRAKTRLGQLAFKRASRWGRTKLYDFKLSMSTYYDMTEQQAKSVLLHEMIHYIIGYTGLKDTSPHGVVFRGMMDNLNRKYGWDIRVMISTKGWKVSERVAEKKKAKGPQTYLMLAIELKDGKFYLSRVNPGFARRIEKQLPMVRELRSHRWYTTQESYFEDYPQVRSLRGRRITKNDFEKLQNVLVPFEL; from the coding sequence ATGATAGTAACAATTGACTGGATGGAGGAATGGTTCAAGCGTTTCGACCAGGAATATTTCGGTGGTAAACTGCCACTGCCGGAGTTGTCGCTCACCCGAGCCAAGACCCGGTTGGGACAGCTTGCCTTTAAGCGCGCTTCCCGCTGGGGGCGCACCAAGCTTTACGACTTTAAGCTCTCGATGAGCACCTATTATGATATGACCGAGCAGCAGGCCAAGAGTGTACTGCTGCATGAGATGATTCATTACATCATCGGCTATACCGGACTGAAAGATACTTCGCCTCATGGTGTCGTGTTCCGGGGGATGATGGACAATCTGAACCGCAAATACGGTTGGGATATCCGGGTGATGATCTCCACCAAGGGATGGAAGGTGAGTGAGAGGGTAGCGGAGAAGAAGAAGGCGAAGGGACCGCAAACCTATCTGATGCTTGCCATCGAACTGAAGGATGGCAAGTTCTATCTCTCCAGGGTGAACCCTGGCTTTGCCCGCCGCATAGAGAAGCAGCTTCCGATGGTTCGCGAACTTCGTTCCCATCGTTGGTACACCACGCAGGAGTCTTATTTCGAGGATTATCCGCAGGTGCGCAGTCTTCGTGGGCGCCGCATTACGAAGAATGATTTCGAGAAACTTCAGAATGTACTGGTGCCTTTTGAATTGTAG
- a CDS encoding thioredoxin family protein, translated as MRRMITFAFMMTMVVMMAHAQGGLKKVYNESIDPMGQIDAGLQKAKTEGKFVVCQLGGNWCPWCLKFADFVEKDTAVNQMMNDNFVYLHVNYNPRQSAGGDAVKKAEALMKRLNNPRRFGFPVFVILDADGKVLHIQDSSFLEEGKGYDEKKVLRFLKNWTPKAVNQ; from the coding sequence ATGAGAAGAATGATTACTTTTGCCTTCATGATGACCATGGTTGTGATGATGGCGCATGCTCAGGGTGGATTGAAAAAAGTGTATAATGAAAGCATCGACCCGATGGGGCAGATTGATGCCGGCTTGCAGAAGGCGAAGACCGAGGGCAAGTTTGTGGTTTGTCAGCTGGGGGGCAACTGGTGTCCTTGGTGCCTGAAGTTTGCCGATTTCGTAGAGAAGGATACGGCTGTGAACCAGATGATGAATGATAACTTTGTTTATCTTCATGTTAACTATAACCCTCGCCAGTCGGCAGGTGGTGATGCCGTGAAGAAGGCTGAGGCATTGATGAAGCGCCTGAATAATCCTAGGCGTTTCGGCTTCCCTGTCTTCGTGATTCTGGATGCAGATGGCAAGGTGCTTCATATTCAGGATTCCAGTTTCTTGGAAGAAGGCAAGGGCTATGATGAGAAAAAGGTGCTCCGCTTCCTGAAGAACTGGACTCCAAAGGCTGTCAATCAATAA
- a CDS encoding TlpA family protein disulfide reductase, with protein sequence MKKVLFFLLLMTAVIGRAQTSLDLLPVGTVAPDFTVTNSKTGEKIFQLSDCKNKTSKDGQAVAGVWTVLDFWASWCPDCRRDMPMVKEIFDKYNTKVQLVGVSFDTDEARMKKYLADNNYTWLQYCEFKKWKETKISKDYHISWIPTSYLIDPDGKVYFSTVKAEEMMQKLDSLDKEGKLTVNTIKK encoded by the coding sequence ATGAAGAAAGTATTATTCTTTTTGCTCCTGATGACGGCAGTCATCGGTAGAGCACAGACTTCGCTCGACTTGTTGCCAGTAGGCACAGTGGCTCCTGATTTCACGGTTACCAATAGCAAGACGGGAGAGAAAATCTTCCAACTCTCTGATTGCAAGAACAAGACTTCGAAAGATGGACAGGCTGTAGCTGGAGTTTGGACCGTGCTTGATTTCTGGGCATCGTGGTGTCCTGACTGCAGAAGAGACATGCCGATGGTGAAGGAGATTTTTGATAAGTACAACACCAAGGTTCAGCTGGTGGGTGTTTCTTTCGATACCGATGAGGCGAGAATGAAGAAATACCTGGCAGATAACAATTATACCTGGTTGCAATATTGTGAGTTTAAGAAATGGAAAGAAACAAAGATTTCCAAGGATTACCACATTTCATGGATTCCAACTTCTTATCTCATCGACCCGGATGGCAAGGTTTATTTCTCTACCGTAAAGGCTGAGGAGATGATGCAGAAACTGGATTCGCTTGACAAGGAGGGTAAGTTGACAGTGAATACCATCAAGAAATAG